Proteins from one Chitinophaga oryzae genomic window:
- a CDS encoding DUF4292 domain-containing protein translates to MKKTLLLLIGIAGLAFTACRHPKKLSRNTFPATDTSRVAAHRDTSSAEERNAFISNMLKGIRSNNIDFNTFSGRMKLAFENESKSHNNLTATIRMKKDSIIWISVSAPIIDEVMRAVITPDSLKLYNKLEKQLFLRRMADAEDLLNIPFDFKTLQDLLIGNPVYLTDSVYGLVKTPSVISFSCRNPRFISLFNVFSDDYGLQQSKVMDADSTTANKRSCELTYGDYAKVANRMFPTVRRIFVEEKSVTKVALDFTRYDFDVPLTFPFSTPASYKRM, encoded by the coding sequence ATGAAAAAAACACTACTGTTATTAATAGGAATAGCCGGTCTGGCCTTCACCGCCTGCCGTCACCCGAAAAAACTGTCACGCAACACGTTCCCGGCCACAGACACCAGCAGGGTGGCCGCCCACCGGGACACCTCCTCCGCAGAAGAACGGAACGCCTTCATCAGCAACATGCTGAAGGGTATCCGCAGTAATAACATTGACTTTAACACCTTCTCCGGCAGAATGAAGCTGGCTTTCGAAAACGAAAGCAAAAGCCACAACAACCTCACAGCCACCATCCGGATGAAAAAAGACAGTATCATCTGGATATCTGTCAGCGCCCCCATCATCGATGAGGTGATGCGTGCCGTTATCACACCCGACAGCCTCAAGCTTTACAACAAGCTCGAGAAACAGCTCTTCCTGCGACGCATGGCTGATGCGGAAGATTTGCTGAACATACCGTTTGACTTTAAAACCCTGCAAGACCTGCTCATTGGTAACCCGGTATACCTGACAGACTCTGTCTACGGCCTCGTGAAAACGCCTTCCGTTATCTCCTTCAGCTGCCGGAATCCCCGGTTTATAAGCCTGTTCAACGTATTTTCGGATGACTACGGCCTCCAGCAGAGCAAAGTAATGGATGCCGACAGCACCACTGCCAACAAACGCTCCTGCGAACTTACCTATGGTGACTATGCCAAAGTGGCCAACCGGATGTTTCCCACCGTGCGCCGTATTTTCGTGGAAGAAAAAAGTGTGACGAAAGTTGCGCTGGACTTTACCCGCTATGACTTTGACGTGCCGCTGACCTTCCCGTTCAGCACGCCGGCGAGCTATAAACGCATGTAA